A window from Acidimicrobiales bacterium encodes these proteins:
- a CDS encoding DUF305 domain-containing protein, with product MSDEQRSYLRFGAMIVTSMVVMFVIMYLNTYEFSHVQWSETRFFMTWVMGAAMAIVMLTFMLGMHNNKRANTAIYLGSVIVFAGALWLVRSQATVDDTSYMRAMTPHHSIAILTSERANLEDVRVQELADEIAEAQRREIAEMEWLIADIEENGVASTEKEAGERPVPELGAEP from the coding sequence TTGAGCGACGAGCAGCGCTCGTACCTCCGGTTCGGGGCGATGATCGTCACCTCGATGGTGGTCATGTTCGTCATCATGTACCTCAACACCTACGAGTTCTCCCACGTGCAGTGGAGCGAGACCCGGTTCTTCATGACGTGGGTGATGGGCGCGGCGATGGCGATCGTGATGCTGACGTTCATGCTCGGCATGCACAACAACAAGCGGGCGAACACGGCGATCTACCTCGGCAGTGTCATCGTGTTCGCCGGGGCGTTGTGGCTCGTCCGCAGCCAGGCGACCGTGGATGACACCTCCTACATGCGCGCCATGACGCCCCACCACTCGATCGCCATCCTCACCAGCGAGCGGGCAAACCTCGAAGACGTCCGGGTCCAGGAGTTGGCTGATGAGATCGCGGAGGCACAGCGGCGGGAAATCGCAGAGATGGAGTGGTTGATCGCCGACATCGAGGAGAACGGTGTCGCGTCTACCGAGAAGGAGGCGGGCGAGCG
- a CDS encoding DUF72 domain-containing protein: protein MSASGHRGKVHVGCSGWSYPEWRGLVYPAELPAPRWLATYATRFDTVEINSTFYRLPAQTTVDRWAADAPPGFTFAVKVGQFGSHRKKLTDPATWLANHLDRVRRLGAHLGPNLVQLPPRWKRNANRLGEFLHACPPDIRWAVEFRDASWLHDDILNLLARHHAALCVHDLLPDHPWELTTTWTYVRFHGPDALSHPYRGSYPTSQLRHAAERLDHWRSSGVDIHAYFNNDHAARAVVDATRLRELLEPPRARRSNPPKRPPASRDTGDQTIPQPG from the coding sequence ATGAGCGCTAGCGGCCACCGCGGCAAAGTGCACGTCGGGTGCTCCGGCTGGTCGTACCCCGAATGGCGCGGGCTCGTCTACCCCGCCGAGCTCCCCGCCCCCCGATGGCTCGCCACCTACGCAACCAGGTTCGACACCGTCGAGATCAACTCCACCTTCTACCGATTGCCTGCCCAGACCACCGTCGACCGGTGGGCGGCCGACGCTCCACCCGGATTCACCTTCGCGGTCAAGGTCGGACAGTTCGGCAGCCACCGCAAGAAGCTCACCGACCCCGCGACGTGGCTCGCCAACCACCTCGACCGGGTCCGCCGCCTCGGCGCCCATCTCGGACCCAACCTGGTGCAGCTCCCGCCGCGCTGGAAGCGCAACGCGAACCGCCTCGGCGAGTTCCTTCACGCCTGCCCGCCCGACATCAGATGGGCGGTCGAGTTCCGGGACGCCAGCTGGCTCCACGACGACATCCTCAACCTCCTTGCCCGCCATCACGCCGCGCTCTGCGTCCACGACCTGCTCCCAGACCATCCCTGGGAGCTGACCACCACCTGGACCTACGTCCGCTTCCACGGGCCCGACGCCCTCAGCCACCCCTACCGCGGCAGCTACCCAACCAGCCAACTGCGACACGCCGCCGAGCGACTCGATCACTGGCGCAGCAGCGGGGTCGACATCCATGCGTACTTCAACAACGACCACGCGGCTCGCGCCGTGGTCGACGCAACCCGGCTCCGCGAGCTACTCGAGCCGCCGCGGGCGCGCCGTTCGAACCCGCCCAAACGACCACCAGCATCCCGTGACACGGGAGACCAGACGATCCCTCAACCTGGGTAG
- a CDS encoding metallothionein, translating into MAANQTGAILTRTNPDCGCRLRIEQPCPHGDTYTCACGHPLEPLAQSPLADAPA; encoded by the coding sequence ATGGCCGCCAACCAGACCGGGGCCATCCTCACCCGCACCAACCCCGACTGCGGCTGCCGGCTCCGCATCGAACAACCCTGCCCCCACGGCGACACCTACACCTGCGCCTGCGGACACCCCCTCGAACCCCTCGCCCAGAGCCCCCTCGCCGACGCGCCCGCCTGA
- a CDS encoding CBS domain-containing protein, which produces MTPDPTFCADDVTAADAARQMADDGIGAVPVCSTEGRLAGVITDRDLAVQVIAAGLDPQTTRISDLLDGSEVVTIGADDSAEEAIRTMKDHAVRRLPVIDGTRLVGMVSQADIARAMPDARIGDLVDAISSAPANG; this is translated from the coding sequence ATGACCCCCGACCCCACGTTCTGCGCCGACGACGTCACCGCCGCCGACGCCGCCCGCCAGATGGCCGACGACGGCATCGGCGCCGTCCCGGTCTGCAGCACCGAAGGCCGCCTCGCCGGTGTCATCACCGACCGCGACCTCGCCGTCCAGGTCATCGCCGCCGGGCTCGACCCCCAGACCACCAGGATCAGCGACCTGCTCGACGGCTCCGAAGTCGTGACCATCGGCGCCGACGACAGTGCCGAGGAAGCCATCCGCACCATGAAGGACCACGCCGTGCGACGCCTCCCTGTCATCGACGGCACCCGCCTCGTGGGAATGGTCAGCCAAGCCGACATCGCCCGGGCCATGCCCGACGCCAGGATCGGCGACCTCGTCGACGCCATCTCCAGCGCCCCGGCCAACGGATGA
- a CDS encoding TIGR03557 family F420-dependent LLM class oxidoreductase, whose amino-acid sequence MTAFGYTLSSEEHPPRDLMAMARRAEEAGFDFLSISDHFHPWVTAQGHSPFVWSVLGAIAASTERIEVGIGVTCPTTRIHPAIIAQAAATTSLLMPGRFFLGVGTGEALNEHILGHRWPRPEVRRMMLREALDVIRALWTGDTVDHHGDFYDVDNARLFDPPDSAPPVIVSGFGEAAIELAAEIGDGYWGHSPERDAVNAFESAGGTGPRYAQLNVCWADDEAAARKTVHQYRDAGYDHLYFHQIGPDQHGFLDFWTNTLQPALADLDNP is encoded by the coding sequence ATGACCGCATTCGGCTACACGTTGTCCAGCGAAGAGCATCCGCCCCGCGACCTCATGGCCATGGCCCGGCGCGCCGAAGAGGCCGGGTTCGACTTTCTTTCGATCTCCGATCACTTCCACCCGTGGGTCACCGCCCAAGGCCACAGCCCGTTCGTGTGGAGCGTCCTCGGCGCCATCGCGGCATCCACCGAACGCATCGAAGTCGGCATCGGTGTGACGTGTCCGACCACGCGGATCCACCCCGCGATCATCGCCCAAGCCGCCGCGACCACATCGCTGCTGATGCCTGGCCGGTTCTTCCTCGGGGTCGGCACCGGCGAAGCGCTCAACGAGCACATCCTCGGGCACCGCTGGCCCCGACCCGAAGTGCGCCGAATGATGCTGCGCGAAGCCCTCGACGTGATCCGTGCCCTCTGGACCGGCGACACCGTCGACCACCACGGCGACTTCTACGACGTCGACAACGCAAGGTTGTTCGACCCTCCCGACAGCGCCCCGCCGGTCATCGTCTCCGGGTTCGGCGAAGCCGCCATCGAGCTCGCCGCCGAAATCGGCGACGGGTACTGGGGTCACAGCCCCGAACGCGACGCGGTCAACGCGTTCGAGTCCGCGGGCGGCACCGGCCCGCGCTACGCGCAGCTCAACGTCTGCTGGGCCGACGACGAGGCCGCCGCCCGCAAGACGGTCCACCAGTACCGCGACGCCGGCTACGACCACCTCTACTTCCACCAGATCGGACCCGACCAGCACGGCTTCCTCGACTTCTGGACCAACACCCTCCAACCCGCCCTCGCCGACCTCGACAACCCCTGA
- a CDS encoding NAD(P)H-dependent oxidoreductase, with product MRAFALNCTLKPSPSESSTDVLLDRLAVEFATLEIDLARERVVDHHVRPGVTSDEGEGDQWPALLEGILDAEIFVLATPIWLGHPASTAQRVLERLDGLLSDVDDREQMRPVDKVAIVAVVGNEDGAHHVGAELFQGLNDVGFTIPANGMTYWVGEAMQGVDLKNKEPFPDKTAQTTRTAAVNAAHLAARLAADRYPSLSEGAGADGEP from the coding sequence ATGCGTGCCTTCGCGCTCAACTGCACCCTGAAGCCGTCGCCTTCGGAGTCGAGCACAGATGTCCTTCTCGATCGCCTCGCCGTCGAGTTCGCCACGCTCGAGATCGATCTGGCTCGCGAACGGGTCGTTGACCACCATGTCCGGCCTGGTGTCACCTCCGACGAGGGTGAGGGAGACCAATGGCCCGCTCTACTCGAGGGCATCCTCGATGCCGAGATATTCGTGCTGGCGACGCCGATCTGGCTGGGTCACCCCGCGAGCACTGCGCAACGGGTTCTCGAACGCCTCGACGGTCTGCTGAGCGACGTCGATGACCGAGAGCAAATGCGACCCGTCGACAAGGTGGCGATCGTCGCGGTCGTCGGCAACGAGGACGGCGCGCATCATGTTGGCGCTGAGCTCTTCCAGGGGCTCAACGACGTGGGGTTCACGATCCCCGCGAACGGCATGACGTACTGGGTCGGTGAGGCCATGCAGGGCGTCGACCTGAAGAACAAGGAGCCGTTCCCCGACAAGACCGCTCAGACCACCCGGACTGCCGCCGTGAACGCCGCCCACCTCGCGGCGAGGCTTGCCGCAGACCGATATCCGTCGCTCAGCGAAGGTGCAGGCGCGGACGGCGAACCCTGA
- a CDS encoding relaxase/mobilization nuclease domain-containing protein gives MTVIWPKALVKQIIEPGDLEAEQVNQIARRLAERLPPA, from the coding sequence GTGACGGTCATCTGGCCGAAGGCCCTCGTCAAGCAGATCATCGAGCCCGGCGACCTCGAGGCCGAACAGGTCAACCAGATCGCACGTCGACTTGCCGAGCGCCTCCCTCCTGCATGA
- a CDS encoding HNH endonuclease, translating to MDRHEWLERVAAIKQWAHDGRRAPHKPLLLLAAIGELQRTGSSALRFADAEERLKRLLTEFGPPGTGATPQYPFVRLQNDGLWQVDTEDGSTATENLGQLRSSGATGRLAPDFEAALVADSALGSLVARLLLDREWEDSLHEDICAAVGLDLDALEIDAVRQRVTELDPARPRRDPAFRQSVLVAYEYRCAMCGYDGLLGGEAVALEAAHVRWWSHQGPDTVDNGLCLCSLHHKLLDRGVIGVSDSYEVTVSRQFVARSEAGKRFVLDLVGRPLGEPQAGESLPERAHVAWHTDQVFKGPTRLAAG from the coding sequence GTGGATCGGCACGAATGGCTCGAGCGTGTAGCGGCGATCAAGCAGTGGGCGCATGACGGGCGGCGCGCGCCGCACAAGCCGCTGCTCCTGCTCGCTGCCATCGGTGAACTCCAGCGGACCGGGTCGAGCGCGCTTCGGTTCGCTGACGCCGAGGAGCGCCTCAAGCGGCTGCTCACCGAGTTCGGACCGCCCGGCACGGGAGCGACGCCGCAGTACCCGTTCGTCCGCCTCCAGAACGACGGGCTCTGGCAGGTCGACACCGAAGACGGGTCGACGGCGACGGAGAACCTCGGTCAGCTCCGCTCGAGCGGCGCAACCGGCCGGCTCGCTCCGGACTTCGAGGCGGCCCTCGTCGCCGACTCTGCCCTCGGGTCGCTGGTGGCGCGGCTCCTGCTCGACCGGGAGTGGGAGGACTCGCTGCACGAGGACATCTGCGCCGCCGTCGGCCTCGACCTCGACGCACTGGAGATCGACGCCGTCCGCCAACGGGTCACCGAGCTCGACCCCGCCCGCCCGAGGCGTGACCCGGCGTTTCGCCAGTCGGTCCTCGTCGCCTACGAGTACCGCTGCGCCATGTGCGGCTACGACGGGCTGCTCGGCGGGGAGGCGGTGGCGCTGGAGGCGGCCCACGTGCGGTGGTGGTCCCACCAGGGGCCCGACACCGTCGACAACGGGCTGTGCCTGTGCAGCCTTCACCACAAGCTGCTCGACCGCGGGGTGATCGGCGTGTCCGACTCCTACGAGGTGACCGTGTCCCGCCAGTTCGTCGCCCGCTCCGAGGCCGGTAAGCGCTTCGTCCTCGACCTCGTCGGCCGACCGCTGGGCGAACCACAAGCGGGGGAGTCGCTCCCCGAACGGGCCCACGTCGCCTGGCACACCGACCAGGTCTTCAAAGGCCCGACTCGCCTCGCGGCTGGCTGA
- a CDS encoding NERD domain-containing protein gives MRLDGLAGEDTVVLHDRRRPRTRANIDHLVVCPNGVWVIDAKLYADKKVERRDVGGLFRKDLRLYVGRQDQTKLIEGVQKQAEDVRAALGDRYPSAPIRPTLCFLDSPRGLSNKPFDFDGVTVIWPKALTKRILEPGDLDAAQVNQIARLLAQRLPPA, from the coding sequence GTGCGGCTCGATGGGCTCGCCGGCGAGGACACAGTCGTTTTGCACGATCGGCGTCGTCCGCGGACCCGGGCGAACATCGACCATCTCGTCGTGTGCCCGAACGGGGTATGGGTCATCGACGCCAAGCTCTACGCCGACAAGAAGGTGGAGCGTCGAGACGTCGGAGGGCTCTTCCGCAAGGACCTCCGTCTGTACGTGGGCCGACAAGACCAGACCAAGCTGATCGAGGGAGTGCAGAAGCAGGCGGAGGACGTGCGCGCTGCCCTGGGGGATCGGTATCCGTCGGCACCCATCAGGCCGACCCTGTGCTTCCTCGACTCGCCCCGGGGCCTATCCAACAAACCCTTCGACTTCGACGGCGTGACCGTCATCTGGCCAAAGGCCCTCACAAAGCGCATCCTCGAGCCGGGCGACCTCGATGCCGCACAGGTCAACCAGATCGCACGTCTCCTCGCCCAACGCCTTCCCCCGGCGTGA
- a CDS encoding TIR domain-containing protein, with translation MFISHRHEDDALVTDLKSLLAGRNVVIRDSSITTENPNKASSEDYIKSGVLAPTINCAGKVIVIITPDTKNHEWVDWEIEYAEKQGKEIIGVWAPGSEGCEVPVPLEQHADSIVSWDADKIVDALDGKQQWDQPDGSPRAPQTVNRIGC, from the coding sequence GTGTTCATCAGCCACCGCCACGAGGACGACGCCCTCGTGACGGATCTCAAATCGCTGCTCGCTGGACGAAACGTTGTAATCAGGGATTCTTCAATCACGACTGAGAACCCCAATAAGGCGTCGAGCGAGGACTACATCAAGTCCGGGGTTCTAGCGCCCACCATCAACTGCGCGGGCAAGGTCATCGTCATCATCACACCTGACACCAAGAATCACGAATGGGTCGACTGGGAGATCGAGTACGCCGAGAAGCAGGGGAAGGAGATCATCGGAGTGTGGGCACCCGGCTCTGAGGGCTGCGAGGTGCCGGTGCCCCTCGAGCAGCACGCCGACTCCATCGTCTCCTGGGATGCCGACAAGATCGTGGACGCACTCGACGGGAAGCAACAGTGGGACCAGCCAGACGGCTCCCCGCGAGCGCCGCAAACCGTCAACCGGATCGGATGCTGA
- a CDS encoding toll/interleukin-1 receptor domain-containing protein, with translation MLIPPVLEVFVLWHPGDESGKQIADTLLKHFHGTAFAGLVGGAVEVYTRSAGWDDPISAPRPLPFVEPLPNGLSSAAVTVVVLVLGTHMARAAQGDGPWHSYLQTLASAAQANPDVAVFGLGVDDAAMASGSRLAEIFGDKQLLTSAGATDGAVLCRDLAHSITGFVDGSAGEPLRVFISHTKRNSPEEEPDRVLELVSLVRAVIGQTHLRPFFDAQDLQPGVTWEEELTSAAATSALLIVRTDLFASRDWCQREVLAAKRADMPIVTLQALRDGEERGSFLMDHVPSVSCDRTDVDEQRSAIEKALNKLADEALKRSLWKHQRSRLASYGFDWLPANAPEPITLAAWLHTIAKKPIPDDRLFVLHPDPPLGHAEMESVNDLLAVADLIGLVEILTPRTFANRGGQVRP, from the coding sequence GTGCTGATCCCGCCCGTTCTTGAGGTTTTCGTCCTCTGGCACCCTGGCGATGAATCAGGGAAACAGATCGCCGACACGCTCCTGAAGCACTTTCACGGCACAGCGTTTGCTGGTCTCGTGGGCGGAGCGGTCGAGGTCTACACGCGTAGCGCTGGATGGGATGACCCCATCTCCGCCCCGCGCCCTCTGCCGTTCGTTGAGCCGCTGCCGAATGGCCTCTCGTCTGCCGCTGTCACGGTCGTGGTTCTGGTGCTCGGGACGCACATGGCCCGAGCCGCGCAGGGCGATGGCCCGTGGCACTCCTACCTTCAGACGCTCGCCTCGGCAGCCCAGGCAAACCCAGACGTTGCCGTGTTCGGGCTCGGGGTCGACGACGCCGCCATGGCATCTGGGTCCCGGCTCGCCGAGATATTCGGCGACAAGCAGCTCCTCACGAGCGCGGGGGCGACTGATGGAGCTGTGCTCTGCCGAGATCTCGCGCACTCGATCACCGGCTTCGTGGACGGTTCGGCAGGCGAGCCGCTACGGGTCTTCATCAGCCATACGAAACGGAACTCACCGGAGGAGGAGCCAGATCGGGTGCTCGAACTCGTGTCCCTGGTCCGGGCGGTGATCGGTCAGACTCACCTGCGCCCGTTCTTCGACGCGCAGGATCTGCAGCCTGGAGTCACATGGGAGGAAGAACTCACGAGCGCAGCAGCGACTAGCGCCCTGCTAATCGTGCGGACCGACCTGTTCGCGAGCCGGGACTGGTGTCAGCGGGAGGTCCTCGCGGCTAAGCGCGCCGACATGCCCATCGTCACCCTTCAGGCACTTCGCGACGGCGAGGAACGAGGGTCATTCCTCATGGACCACGTCCCTTCGGTGTCCTGTGATCGAACTGATGTCGACGAGCAGCGCAGCGCGATCGAGAAGGCACTGAACAAGTTGGCCGACGAGGCACTCAAGCGCTCACTCTGGAAACACCAACGCTCGCGACTGGCCAGCTACGGCTTCGACTGGCTTCCCGCCAACGCACCCGAACCCATAACGCTCGCGGCGTGGCTCCACACAATCGCGAAGAAGCCGATACCAGACGACCGCCTCTTCGTCCTCCACCCCGACCCCCCGCTCGGCCACGCGGAAATGGAGTCGGTCAACGACCTGCTCGCAGTCGCTGACCTCATCGGGCTCGTGGAGATCTTGACCCCTCGCACCTTCGCGAACCGAGGGGGGCAAGTACGTCCATGA
- a CDS encoding putative DNA base hypermodification protein codes for MQFITHRRPPRPGPGYDVYWQFAAERQQVYRHRLDGLTGSALTTDPVLTAHRFTNVYRASDRVSQYLINNVIYDEPRDWADTFVRVLVFKVFNRIDTWEYLQATTGEVGVAALLNEDLDRALAEVPTHRPIYNAAYIMPPPRSGTGAKFRRHLGLLRHMVSDRAPHKVGSAPSMAAAFDVLRSYESIGPFLAYQFLIDLNYTPHLSFSEADYVVAGPGALRGIRKCFTDAGDYSPAEVIRWVVEQQVDAFDKRNLAWHDLWGRPLQLIDAQNLFCEVDKYTRQARPDLSAFAPGSRIKQRYRPAAAPMSAWFPPKWGINEAVVADLSCRD; via the coding sequence ATGCAGTTCATCACGCATCGACGACCGCCTCGACCCGGTCCTGGGTACGACGTGTATTGGCAGTTCGCTGCCGAACGCCAACAGGTCTATCGGCACCGTCTCGACGGCCTCACTGGGTCGGCCTTGACCACTGACCCTGTACTCACCGCTCATCGCTTCACGAACGTCTACCGAGCCAGCGATCGGGTGAGCCAGTACCTGATCAACAACGTGATCTACGATGAGCCGCGGGATTGGGCCGATACCTTCGTCCGAGTCCTCGTATTCAAAGTGTTCAACCGGATCGATACGTGGGAATACTTGCAAGCCACCACCGGCGAGGTCGGCGTGGCGGCGCTACTGAATGAAGATCTCGACCGGGCGCTGGCTGAAGTGCCGACGCATCGCCCCATCTACAACGCTGCGTACATCATGCCTCCGCCAAGGAGTGGAACCGGAGCAAAGTTCCGCCGCCATCTCGGTCTTCTCCGCCACATGGTCAGCGACAGGGCTCCCCACAAAGTCGGATCAGCACCTTCGATGGCAGCAGCCTTCGACGTACTGCGGTCGTATGAGTCGATCGGCCCATTCCTCGCGTACCAGTTTCTCATCGACCTCAACTACACCCCTCACCTGTCATTCTCTGAAGCGGACTATGTCGTCGCCGGCCCAGGGGCGCTCCGGGGTATCCGCAAGTGCTTCACCGACGCTGGCGACTACTCCCCTGCGGAGGTAATCCGATGGGTCGTCGAGCAGCAGGTTGACGCGTTCGATAAACGGAACCTCGCCTGGCACGACCTCTGGGGTCGGCCTCTCCAGCTCATCGACGCGCAGAATCTCTTCTGCGAGGTGGACAAGTACACACGGCAGGCACGCCCGGACCTCTCGGCCTTCGCTCCTGGCTCGCGAATCAAGCAGCGATACAGGCCGGCCGCCGCGCCTATGTCCGCTTGGTTCCCTCCGAAGTGGGGAATCAACGAGGCTGTTGTCGCTGATCTCAGCTGCCGTGATTGA
- a CDS encoding TetR/AcrR family transcriptional regulator — MARAVGQHHGDVPGALIEAALGLIEEGTEPSLRAVARRADVSPAAAYHHFAGKDDLLTEVAHQGFVALAATQADVAGADADRLEAITAAYVRFGWAHPTHYRLMFAMPPHQRTGTTAAALQEVALGTFATLAASIAEANPTLNAEEAARRALMTWSLAHGVVQMGPWEGLPSGPADADALAAAAGRAARAIALDPV; from the coding sequence ATGGCACGTGCGGTCGGACAACACCATGGAGATGTCCCCGGTGCCCTCATCGAGGCTGCGCTCGGTCTGATCGAGGAGGGTACGGAGCCGAGCCTGCGAGCCGTGGCACGACGAGCCGACGTATCGCCGGCCGCGGCCTACCACCACTTCGCGGGGAAGGACGATCTGCTCACCGAGGTCGCGCATCAGGGCTTCGTGGCCCTCGCCGCCACTCAGGCCGACGTCGCCGGCGCGGACGCGGACCGTCTCGAAGCGATCACGGCGGCCTACGTGCGCTTCGGTTGGGCCCACCCGACCCACTACCGGCTGATGTTCGCGATGCCGCCCCACCAGCGGACCGGCACGACCGCCGCCGCCCTGCAGGAAGTCGCGCTGGGAACCTTCGCCACCCTTGCGGCATCCATCGCGGAAGCGAACCCGACGCTGAACGCCGAGGAGGCCGCCCGACGAGCGTTGATGACCTGGTCGCTCGCTCACGGCGTCGTCCAGATGGGCCCGTGGGAAGGACTGCCCAGCGGCCCCGCCGACGCCGACGCGCTGGCCGCGGCTGCCGGACGAGCGGCACGCGCGATCGCCCTGGACCCGGTGTAG
- a CDS encoding DEAD/DEAH box helicase family protein — protein sequence MGFETLVESASFLEWAFLKWVLNPAAATSLAGSVVAQQPVVAGERTYRLDYEIAGAQLAVAVELDGFAYHSSRDAFTYDRLRQNDLAALGRTVVRFTYDSIRTDTARCVAQLQAVLARDPQLAAHLVANPVVAVPDDMEPDPLFALTRSPAAPPVPPSPSGFFETARHAINRDALRLCQREAFTALSNYYGSGGRNAATVMSVGAGKTVLGVLSAVAFTTTRALIVTPASVIRGTFDKALDPQAVGNSLYGLPCGPLLPGHRAPVTLTLDRADGSIRAVTREQLLAADIIVTNFHSLGTGDDPDDLLAKLGPDDIDMIVIDEAHIAASESYQRLFRRFPDGKTLLMSACFQRVDGKPIDADVVYRYRLIDSIVDGNAKNLRVHRFAPDPAATTYQAVWPDGAREQIIGRDSLLEVIGNERKLANITAKSDEPIRQVMRLVRQLLDSQAELLHPVKPRVLFSALGARHAEQLATIAEEQGIPCASLHHTQSEAHIRQVRQRFESDNGDLQGIVQLKMLGQGYDFPAIGVVVPMRPYGSFSEFYQFIGRGIRVIQHPSLVGRVAPADQFLDVVYHAEMDLDAHVETIYLENDMDPVTLDELPDAGDSIIAGSDADVGAEDVGAQMYPDAFVLFEQGTIEERVIHDQDRVEAVRDERERAALMQRYAEYAATTASPLTFEQFVDVVREFRE from the coding sequence GTGGGATTCGAGACCCTGGTCGAATCCGCGTCGTTCCTCGAATGGGCGTTCTTGAAATGGGTGCTCAACCCCGCCGCAGCCACGTCGCTCGCTGGCAGCGTGGTGGCTCAACAGCCGGTCGTGGCAGGGGAGCGCACCTACCGACTCGACTACGAGATCGCCGGTGCTCAGCTCGCGGTCGCCGTCGAGCTCGACGGGTTCGCCTACCACTCGAGCCGTGACGCCTTCACTTATGACCGGCTCCGCCAGAACGATCTCGCCGCACTCGGCCGGACCGTCGTTCGTTTCACCTACGACTCGATCCGCACCGACACGGCCCGCTGCGTGGCCCAACTCCAAGCTGTGCTGGCCCGCGACCCGCAACTCGCAGCGCACCTCGTAGCGAACCCGGTTGTCGCTGTCCCCGACGACATGGAGCCCGATCCGCTCTTCGCGCTCACCCGATCGCCAGCGGCCCCACCCGTTCCACCGTCCCCGTCGGGCTTCTTCGAAACCGCCCGCCACGCCATCAACCGAGACGCGCTCCGCCTGTGCCAGCGCGAGGCGTTCACGGCGTTGAGCAACTACTACGGCAGCGGAGGGCGCAACGCCGCCACCGTCATGTCAGTCGGCGCAGGCAAGACGGTCCTCGGGGTGCTCAGCGCAGTTGCCTTCACCACCACGCGGGCGCTGATCGTCACCCCTGCCTCCGTCATTCGTGGGACGTTCGACAAGGCGCTCGATCCGCAGGCGGTGGGCAACAGCCTCTACGGGCTGCCGTGCGGACCGCTGCTGCCCGGGCATCGCGCCCCGGTGACCCTGACCCTCGACCGGGCTGACGGATCAATCCGGGCCGTGACCCGCGAGCAACTTCTCGCCGCCGACATCATCGTCACGAACTTCCATTCCCTGGGAACCGGCGACGACCCAGATGATCTGCTCGCCAAGCTGGGACCCGACGACATCGACATGATCGTCATCGACGAGGCCCACATCGCTGCCTCGGAGTCGTACCAGCGCCTGTTTCGCAGGTTTCCGGACGGCAAGACCCTGCTCATGTCCGCATGCTTCCAGCGCGTCGACGGCAAACCCATCGACGCCGACGTCGTCTACCGATACCGGCTGATTGACTCGATCGTCGACGGCAACGCCAAGAACCTCCGGGTCCATCGTTTCGCCCCCGACCCGGCGGCCACCACTTACCAGGCGGTGTGGCCCGACGGCGCACGAGAGCAGATCATCGGCCGGGACTCTCTGCTCGAGGTGATCGGTAACGAGCGCAAGCTGGCAAACATCACCGCCAAGTCCGACGAGCCGATCCGTCAGGTGATGCGCCTCGTGCGCCAGCTTCTGGATAGCCAGGCCGAACTGCTTCATCCGGTGAAGCCTCGAGTCCTGTTCTCGGCGCTCGGTGCGCGTCACGCCGAGCAACTCGCGACGATCGCCGAAGAGCAGGGGATCCCGTGCGCCTCGCTTCACCACACCCAGTCCGAAGCCCACATCCGGCAGGTCCGCCAACGGTTCGAGTCCGACAACGGAGACCTTCAAGGCATCGTGCAGCTCAAGATGCTCGGCCAGGGCTATGACTTCCCCGCAATCGGCGTGGTCGTCCCGATGCGGCCCTACGGGAGTTTCAGCGAGTTCTACCAGTTCATCGGGAGAGGCATCCGGGTCATCCAACACCCGTCTCTCGTCGGCCGTGTGGCACCCGCAGACCAGTTTCTGGACGTCGTCTACCACGCCGAAATGGATCTCGACGCGCACGTCGAGACCATCTACTTAGAGAACGACATGGACCCGGTCACCCTCGACGAGCTTCCTGACGCAGGCGACTCGATCATTGCTGGTAGCGACGCCGACGTCGGAGCCGAGGACGTAGGGGCCCAGATGTACCCGGACGCCTTCGTGCTCTTCGAGCAGGGGACGATCGAAGAGCGTGTTATCCACGACCAGGACCGCGTCGAAGCCGTACGTGACGAACGAGAGAGGGCCGCTTTGATGCAGCGTTACGCCGAGTACGCCGCGACTACAGCCAGTCCGCTCACTTTCGAGCAGTTCGTCGATGTGGTGAGGGAGTTCCGTGAGTAG